From the genome of Streptomyces sp. NBC_01304:
ACGACCCGGTTTCGGGCGAGCAGGTGGCGTATGCCCGAGTCGTCACGGACCGGGCCACCTTCGCCTGGCTCTGTGATGTCTACGTCGACCGTTCGGCGCGCGGCAAGGGGCTCGGCACCGCGCTGGTCGAGGCGGTCCGGGACGAGCTGGAGCCGTACGGGCTGCGGCGCATCCTGCTGGCGACCGGAGACGCGCACGGGGTCTACGAGAAGATCGGCTTCGAGGTGCTCGAGGATCCGGACAAGTGGATGGCGCTCGGCTTCCAATAGCCGGGCAAGAGGCGGCAGGCTTCACAAAGTCACCCCTTGACCTGCGCAGCCTCTCCCTTCACGATCGCCGCATGCACGTTCGGGTCACCCTCATAGCCGCCGCTCGCAGCTCCTCCATGCTCGCCGAGCGGTTCGACGACGACCGGCCCCTCGACCAGGCCGGCTGGCACGAGGTGCAGCGGGCCTCGCACGCCCTGGTGCCGCTCGGCGCCGCCGAACTGCGCTACTGCTCACCCACCCCGCGCAGCCGCGCCACCGGCGACGCCCTGGGCTTCGCGCCCATGGCCCAACCCGCCCTGAGCGACTGCGACATGGGCCGCTGGCGCGGTCTGACCCTGGCCGATGTGACGGCTCGCGAACCGGCCGCGGTCGAGGCCTGGCTCGGCAATCCGCGCCTCGCGCCGCACGGCGGGGAGTCGCTGCTCGCGTTCATCTCGCGCGTCGGCCGGTGGCTCGACACCCGGCCGGCCGACGACGGGGGCCGGATCGTCGCAGTGGCCGAGCCCGGCGTCGTACGGGCCGCGCTCGTCTACGCGCTCAAGGCTCCCCCGGCGACGTACTGGAACATCGACGTCCGCCCGCTGTCGGCCGTCTCCGTCACGGGCCAGGCCGGGCGGTGGAGCCTGCGCCTTGAC
Proteins encoded in this window:
- a CDS encoding GNAT family N-acetyltransferase; its protein translation is MSDYVISADPDRLDPARIHHWLSTDAYWALGRSRAKQDAALAGSLNFGAYDPVSGEQVAYARVVTDRATFAWLCDVYVDRSARGKGLGTALVEAVRDELEPYGLRRILLATGDAHGVYEKIGFEVLEDPDKWMALGFQ
- a CDS encoding histidine phosphatase family protein; the encoded protein is MHVRVTLIAAARSSSMLAERFDDDRPLDQAGWHEVQRASHALVPLGAAELRYCSPTPRSRATGDALGFAPMAQPALSDCDMGRWRGLTLADVTAREPAAVEAWLGNPRLAPHGGESLLAFISRVGRWLDTRPADDGGRIVAVAEPGVVRAALVYALKAPPATYWNIDVRPLSAVSVTGQAGRWSLRLDGGV